CGCCGTGAAGAGACAGGCTGTTGGTATCTGGGGATGCAAGGATTGTGGGAAGGTCAAGGCTGGTGGTGCTTACACTTTGAAGTAGGGGATCTCTTCATAAATTTATGCTAATTGTACATAATAATTTCATTGTTTTTATTTCTTTACTTATTTGTTTTCTATGTTTGAACAGCACCGCCAGTGCAGTGACAGTGAGAAGTACAATCAGGAGGCTCAGGGAGCAGACTGAGAGTTAGATCTCTCACTAGTGCTTATCTTTTGA
This sequence is a window from Spinacia oleracea cultivar Varoflay chromosome 1, BTI_SOV_V1, whole genome shotgun sequence. Protein-coding genes within it:
- the LOC110802376 gene encoding 60S ribosomal protein L37a — encoded protein: MAKRTKKVGIVGKYGTRYGASLRKQIKKMEVSQHSKYFCEFCGKYAVKRQAVGIWGCKDCGKVKAGGAYTLNTASAVTVRSTIRRLREQTES